A single region of the Accipiter gentilis chromosome 6, bAccGen1.1, whole genome shotgun sequence genome encodes:
- the SKA2 gene encoding spindle and kinetochore-associated protein 2 isoform X2: METAVTRLETMENPVAVLEELSVVKSRYKTLCMQLEKVSIEQRESMKGIRAALENTMKMIQAVQQHTDLERLPLSGEEQTAAQQLTCQTVKEMESLVEEPSSHSGSAASGSSEESQFKPLTEETLMTVPRTIRSTVKLADLNNLYKELFNHFIVNKNRAALSVSQMNKMNMKATDSRIRILKELAIVELDKQGNVKLVV, from the exons GAAAATCCAGTCGCTGTCTTGGAAGAACTCTCAGTGGTGAAATCTCGGTATAAAACGTTATGTATGCAGCTGGAAAAAGTTTCTATAGAGCAGAGGGAATCCATGAAGGGCATCCGTGCTGCTCTAGAGAACACAATGAAGATGATTCAGGCAGTACAGCAACATACTGATCTTGAg cgCTTACCTCTGTCAGGAGAAGAACAGACTGCAGCACAGCAGTTAACCTGCCAAACTGTTAAAGAAATGGAATCGCTCGTGGAAGAG CCATCTAGCCATTCAGGATCTGCAGCCTCTGGCTCATCTGAAG AATCGCAATTCAAACCATTGACTGAGGAAACACTTATGACTGTACCAAGGACTATCAGAAGTACTGTTAAACTAGCAGACCTGAACAATTTGTACAAGGAGTTATTTAACCACTTCATTGTAAATAAGAACAG AGCAGCACTGAGCGTTTCGCAGATGAACAAGATGAATATGAAAGCCACTGACTCAAGAATACGCATCTTGAAAGAACTTGCTATTGTGGAACTTGACAAACAAGGAAATGTTAAATTAGTTGTGTAA
- the TRIM37 gene encoding E3 ubiquitin-protein ligase TRIM37 isoform X5, whose amino-acid sequence MDEQSVESIAEVFRCFICMEKLRDARLCPHCSKLCCFSCIRRWLTEQRAQCPHCRAPLQLRELVNCRWAEEVTQQLDTLQLCNLTKHEENEKDKCENHHEKLSVFCWTCKKCICHQCALWGGMHGGHTFKPLAEIYEQHVTKVNEEVAKLRRRLMELISLVQEVERNVEAVRSAKDERVREIRNAVEMMIARLDTQLKNKLITLMGQKTSLTQETELLESLLQEVEHQLRSCSKSELISKSSEILMMFQQVHRKPMASFVTTPVPPDFTSELVPAYDSTTFVLENFSTLRQRADPVYSPPLQVSGLCWRLKVYPDGNGVVRGYYLSVFLELSAGLPETSKYEYRVEMVHQSTNDPTKNIIREFASDFEVGECWGYNRFFRLDLLANEGYLNRQNDTVILRFQVRSPTFFQKCRDQHWYIAQLEAAQTSYIQQINNLKERLAIELSRTQKSRGISPPDTHLSPQNDDGPETRSKKSGQSTEILLENVAAPGLVRDSKEEEEEKIQHEDFNHELSDGDLDIDLAGEDEVNHLDGSSSSASSTATSNTEENDIDEETMSGENDVEYSSNMELEEGDLMEDAAAAATPGASGTSHGYTSASGRPSRRGGSALGSTASSSLLDIDPLILIHLLDLKDRNGMENLWGLQPRPPASLLQNRASSYSLKDRDQRRHQAMWRVPPDLKMLKRLKTQMAEVRSKMSDVKNQLSEVRSSNAGSCDGQPSFFSIEQGALAACGTESCSKLQEIGMELLTKSSVTSCYIRNSASKKSNSPKPIRSGAAGSLSLRRAMDCGDSNLRLKGDSQTSEGGVGSSKLSSRHHSSRPLASSSASEALPKPEERPCEGSDSDVGVSGLAAVEKTRKVGALGSNSKGCRTEGAQSGGLESNSETGELQGMLSEGASAGPEEEVD is encoded by the exons ATGGACGAGCAGAGCGTGGAG AGCATTGCTGAAGTATTCCGATGTTTTATTTGTATGGAGAAATTGCGTGATGCACGTCTGTGTCCTCATTGCTCCAAGCTGTGTTGTTTCAGTTGTATTCGG CGTTGGCTGACTGAACAAAGAGCTCAGTGCCCTCATTGTAG AGCCCCACTGCAGCTACGAGAGCTTGTAAACTGTCGTTGGGCAGAAGAGGTCACGCAACAGCTTGATACACTTCAACTGTGCAATCTcacaaagcatgaagaaaatgaaaaagacaa GTGTGAAAATCATCATGAAAAGCTTAGTGTTTTCTGCTGGACTTGTAAGAAGTGTATCTGCCACCAGTGTGCGCTTTGGGGAGGAATG catGGAGGACATACTTTTAAGCCACTGGCAGAAATCTATGAGCAACATGTCACAAAAGTAAACGAAGAAGTGGCAAAGCTTCGGAGAAGACTCATGGAATTGATCAGTTTGGTGCAAGAAGTG GAGAGGAATGTGGAGGCAGTGCGTAGTGCAAAGGATGAACGAGTTCGGGAAATCAGGAATGCAGTGGAGATGATGATTGCCCGGTTAGACACTCAGCTGAAGAATAAGCTCATAACATTAATGG GTCAAAAGACATCGCTTACTCAAGAAACTGAACTTCTGGAATCCCTGCTTCAAGAAGTCGAACATCAG CTACGATCGTGCAGTAAGAGTGAGTTGATATCCAAAAGTTCAGAGATTCTGATGATGTTCCAGCAGGTTCATCGGAAACCTATGGCCTCATTTGTCACTACTCCTGTCCCCCCAGACTTCACAAG tgAATTGGTTCCAGCTTATGACTCAACTACATTTGTCTTGGAAAACTTCAG TACGTTGCGTCAGCGAGCTGATCCTGTTTACAGTCCACCTCTTCAAGTGTCTGGACTTTGCTGGAGATTAAAAGTTTATCCA gaTGGAAATGGAGTAGTACGGGGCTACTACCTGTCTGTGTTCTTGGAGCTGTCCGCTGGATTGCCAGAGACATCCAA GTATGAGTACCGTGTAGAAATGGTTCACCAGTCCACCAATGATCCCACCAAAAACATAATTCGAGAGTTTGCCTCCGATTTTGAAGTTGGAGAATGCTGGGGTTACAACAGATTCTTTCGTTTAGACTTGCTAGCCAACGAAGGCTATTTAAACAGGCAAAACGACACTGTGATTCTAAG GTTCCAGGTGCGCTCGCCGACCTTTTTCCAAAAGTGCCGAGATCAACACTGGTACATTGCTCAATTGGAAGCAGCTCAGACAAGTTACATCCAACAGATAAATAACCTTAAAGAA AGACTTGCGATTGAACTTTCCCGGACTCAGAAATCACGAGGCATTTCACCTCCAGACACTCATCTTAGTCCCCAGAATGATGATGGTCCAGAAACAAGATCAAAGAAATCTGGACAAAGCACTGAAATACTACTTGAGAATGTTGCTGCTCCAGGACTAGTGCGAGAtagcaaggaagaggaggaagagaagatcCAGCATGAAGACTTTAAT CATGAGCTCTCTGATGGTGACTTGGATATAGATCTTGCTGGAGAAGATGAGGTGAACCACCTTGATGGTAGCAGCTCTTCAGCTAGTTCGACAGCAACTAgtaacactgaagaaaatgatATTGATGAAGAAACTAT GTCTGGAGAAAATGATGTGGAATATAGCAGTAATATGGAGTTGGAAGAAGGAGATCTCATGGAggatgcagcagctgctgctactCCTGGAGCATCAG GTACTAGCCATGGCTACACCAGTGCAAGTGGAAGACCTTCAAGGCGGGGAGGAAGTGCCCTAGGCTCAACAGCCAGTAGCAGTTTACTAGATATAGATCCCTTAATTTTAATCCACTTGTTGGATCTAAAAGACAGAAATGGTATGGAAAATCTTTGGGGCCTTCAGCCACGTCCCCCTGCCTCTCTTCTGCAGAACAGAG CATCATCCTATTCTCTAAAAGATCGAGATCAGCGGAGGCACCAGGCAATGTGGCGTGTGCCACCTGACTTGAAGATGCTGAAAAGACTTAAAACTCAGATGGCTGAAGTTCGAAGCAAAATGTCTGATGTAAAAAACCAACTATCAGAAGTGAGAAGCAGCAATGCTGGCTCATGTGATGGACAGCCCAGCTTCTTCTCCATTGAGCAAGGTGCTTTAGCTGCATGTGGAACGGAAAGCTGCAGCAAGCTGCAGGAAATAGGAATGGAACTACTGACAAAGTCTTCGGTTACCAGTTGTTACATAAGGAATT ctgcaaGTAAGAAAAGTAATTCACCCAAACCTATTCGCTCTGGAGCAGCAGGTAGTCTGTCTTTACGAAGAGCTATGGACTGTGGGGATAGCAATCTTCGTTTAAAGGGAGACAGTCAAACTTCTGAAG GTGGCGTAGGGAGTTCAAAGTTGAGCAGTCGGCATCACTCTTCCAGGCCCCTGGCTAGCAGCAGTGCGTCTGAGGCACTGCCTAAGCCAGAGGAAAGACCTTGTGAAGGTTCAGATTCCGATGTGGGAGTTTCTGGCCTAGCTGCTGTAGAGAAGACCAGAAAAGTTGGTGCTCTAGG GTCAAATTCTAAAGGATGTCGTACAGAAGGAGCACAGTCAGGTGGTCTGGAGAGCAACTCTGAAACTGGTGAACTGCAGGGCATGCTTTCTGAAGGTGCTTCTGCAGGGCCAGAAGAAG
- the SKA2 gene encoding spindle and kinetochore-associated protein 2 isoform X3, with protein sequence METAVTRLETMFQKAESDLDYIQHRLEFEIMKSLPDNPAAEENPVAVLEELSVVKSRYKTLCMQLEKVSIEQRESMKGIRAALENTMKMIQAVQQHTDLERLPLSGEEQTAAQQLTCQTVKEMESLVEEPSSHSGSAASGSSEESQFKPLTEETLMTVPRTIRSTVKLADLNNLYKELFNHFIVNKNRLD encoded by the exons TTCCAGAAGGCAGAATCTGATCTGGATTATATTCAACACAGACTGGagtttgaaataatgaaaagtcTTCCTGATAATCCAGCAGCAGAG GAAAATCCAGTCGCTGTCTTGGAAGAACTCTCAGTGGTGAAATCTCGGTATAAAACGTTATGTATGCAGCTGGAAAAAGTTTCTATAGAGCAGAGGGAATCCATGAAGGGCATCCGTGCTGCTCTAGAGAACACAATGAAGATGATTCAGGCAGTACAGCAACATACTGATCTTGAg cgCTTACCTCTGTCAGGAGAAGAACAGACTGCAGCACAGCAGTTAACCTGCCAAACTGTTAAAGAAATGGAATCGCTCGTGGAAGAG CCATCTAGCCATTCAGGATCTGCAGCCTCTGGCTCATCTGAAG AATCGCAATTCAAACCATTGACTGAGGAAACACTTATGACTGTACCAAGGACTATCAGAAGTACTGTTAAACTAGCAGACCTGAACAATTTGTACAAGGAGTTATTTAACCACTTCATTGTAAATAAGAACAG GTTGGATTAG
- the TRIM37 gene encoding E3 ubiquitin-protein ligase TRIM37 isoform X3, translating to MDEQSVESIAEVFRCFICMEKLRDARLCPHCSKLCCFSCIRRWLTEQRAQCPHCRAPLQLRELVNCRWAEEVTQQLDTLQLCNLTKHEENEKDKCENHHEKLSVFCWTCKKCICHQCALWGGMHGGHTFKPLAEIYEQHVTKVNEEVAKLRRRLMELISLVQEVERNVEAVRSAKDERVREIRNAVEMMIARLDTQLKNKLITLMGQKTSLTQETELLESLLQEVEHQLRSCSKSELISKSSEILMMFQQVHRKPMASFVTTPVPPDFTSELVPAYDSTTFVLENFSTLRQRADPVYSPPLQVSGLCWRLKVYPDGNGVVRGYYLSVFLELSAGLPETSKYEYRVEMVHQSTNDPTKNIIREFASDFEVGECWGYNRFFRLDLLANEGYLNRQNDTVILRFQVRSPTFFQKCRDQHWYIAQLEAAQTSYIQQINNLKERLAIELSRTQKSRGISPPDTHLSPQNDDGPETRSKKSGQSTEILLENVAAPGLVRDSKEEEEEKIQHEDFNHELSDGDLDIDLAGEDEVNHLDGSSSSASSTATSNTEENDIDEETMSGENDVEYSSNMELEEGDLMEDAAAAATPGASGTSHGYTSASGRPSRRGGSALGSTASSSLLDIDPLILIHLLDLKDRNGMENLWGLQPRPPASLLQNRASSYSLKDRDQRRHQAMWRVPPDLKMLKRLKTQMAEVRSKMSDVKNQLSEVRSSNAGSCDGQPSFFSIEQGALAACGTESCSKLQEIGMELLTKSSVTSCYIRNSASKKSNSPKPIRSGAAGSLSLRRAMDCGDSNLRLKGDSQTSEGGVGSSKLSSRHHSSRPLASSSASEALPKPEERPCEGSDSDVGVSGLAAVEKTRKVGALGSNSKGCRTEGAQSGGLESNSETGELQGMLSEGASAGPEEAGVCQKHVLHLLPGMSSDSDIECDTENEEQEDATSASEGFNHTFSVQSSSEASERCSVFPEGDQVGPDDLGFVTGEDSTR from the exons ATGGACGAGCAGAGCGTGGAG AGCATTGCTGAAGTATTCCGATGTTTTATTTGTATGGAGAAATTGCGTGATGCACGTCTGTGTCCTCATTGCTCCAAGCTGTGTTGTTTCAGTTGTATTCGG CGTTGGCTGACTGAACAAAGAGCTCAGTGCCCTCATTGTAG AGCCCCACTGCAGCTACGAGAGCTTGTAAACTGTCGTTGGGCAGAAGAGGTCACGCAACAGCTTGATACACTTCAACTGTGCAATCTcacaaagcatgaagaaaatgaaaaagacaa GTGTGAAAATCATCATGAAAAGCTTAGTGTTTTCTGCTGGACTTGTAAGAAGTGTATCTGCCACCAGTGTGCGCTTTGGGGAGGAATG catGGAGGACATACTTTTAAGCCACTGGCAGAAATCTATGAGCAACATGTCACAAAAGTAAACGAAGAAGTGGCAAAGCTTCGGAGAAGACTCATGGAATTGATCAGTTTGGTGCAAGAAGTG GAGAGGAATGTGGAGGCAGTGCGTAGTGCAAAGGATGAACGAGTTCGGGAAATCAGGAATGCAGTGGAGATGATGATTGCCCGGTTAGACACTCAGCTGAAGAATAAGCTCATAACATTAATGG GTCAAAAGACATCGCTTACTCAAGAAACTGAACTTCTGGAATCCCTGCTTCAAGAAGTCGAACATCAG CTACGATCGTGCAGTAAGAGTGAGTTGATATCCAAAAGTTCAGAGATTCTGATGATGTTCCAGCAGGTTCATCGGAAACCTATGGCCTCATTTGTCACTACTCCTGTCCCCCCAGACTTCACAAG tgAATTGGTTCCAGCTTATGACTCAACTACATTTGTCTTGGAAAACTTCAG TACGTTGCGTCAGCGAGCTGATCCTGTTTACAGTCCACCTCTTCAAGTGTCTGGACTTTGCTGGAGATTAAAAGTTTATCCA gaTGGAAATGGAGTAGTACGGGGCTACTACCTGTCTGTGTTCTTGGAGCTGTCCGCTGGATTGCCAGAGACATCCAA GTATGAGTACCGTGTAGAAATGGTTCACCAGTCCACCAATGATCCCACCAAAAACATAATTCGAGAGTTTGCCTCCGATTTTGAAGTTGGAGAATGCTGGGGTTACAACAGATTCTTTCGTTTAGACTTGCTAGCCAACGAAGGCTATTTAAACAGGCAAAACGACACTGTGATTCTAAG GTTCCAGGTGCGCTCGCCGACCTTTTTCCAAAAGTGCCGAGATCAACACTGGTACATTGCTCAATTGGAAGCAGCTCAGACAAGTTACATCCAACAGATAAATAACCTTAAAGAA AGACTTGCGATTGAACTTTCCCGGACTCAGAAATCACGAGGCATTTCACCTCCAGACACTCATCTTAGTCCCCAGAATGATGATGGTCCAGAAACAAGATCAAAGAAATCTGGACAAAGCACTGAAATACTACTTGAGAATGTTGCTGCTCCAGGACTAGTGCGAGAtagcaaggaagaggaggaagagaagatcCAGCATGAAGACTTTAAT CATGAGCTCTCTGATGGTGACTTGGATATAGATCTTGCTGGAGAAGATGAGGTGAACCACCTTGATGGTAGCAGCTCTTCAGCTAGTTCGACAGCAACTAgtaacactgaagaaaatgatATTGATGAAGAAACTAT GTCTGGAGAAAATGATGTGGAATATAGCAGTAATATGGAGTTGGAAGAAGGAGATCTCATGGAggatgcagcagctgctgctactCCTGGAGCATCAG GTACTAGCCATGGCTACACCAGTGCAAGTGGAAGACCTTCAAGGCGGGGAGGAAGTGCCCTAGGCTCAACAGCCAGTAGCAGTTTACTAGATATAGATCCCTTAATTTTAATCCACTTGTTGGATCTAAAAGACAGAAATGGTATGGAAAATCTTTGGGGCCTTCAGCCACGTCCCCCTGCCTCTCTTCTGCAGAACAGAG CATCATCCTATTCTCTAAAAGATCGAGATCAGCGGAGGCACCAGGCAATGTGGCGTGTGCCACCTGACTTGAAGATGCTGAAAAGACTTAAAACTCAGATGGCTGAAGTTCGAAGCAAAATGTCTGATGTAAAAAACCAACTATCAGAAGTGAGAAGCAGCAATGCTGGCTCATGTGATGGACAGCCCAGCTTCTTCTCCATTGAGCAAGGTGCTTTAGCTGCATGTGGAACGGAAAGCTGCAGCAAGCTGCAGGAAATAGGAATGGAACTACTGACAAAGTCTTCGGTTACCAGTTGTTACATAAGGAATT ctgcaaGTAAGAAAAGTAATTCACCCAAACCTATTCGCTCTGGAGCAGCAGGTAGTCTGTCTTTACGAAGAGCTATGGACTGTGGGGATAGCAATCTTCGTTTAAAGGGAGACAGTCAAACTTCTGAAG GTGGCGTAGGGAGTTCAAAGTTGAGCAGTCGGCATCACTCTTCCAGGCCCCTGGCTAGCAGCAGTGCGTCTGAGGCACTGCCTAAGCCAGAGGAAAGACCTTGTGAAGGTTCAGATTCCGATGTGGGAGTTTCTGGCCTAGCTGCTGTAGAGAAGACCAGAAAAGTTGGTGCTCTAGG GTCAAATTCTAAAGGATGTCGTACAGAAGGAGCACAGTCAGGTGGTCTGGAGAGCAACTCTGAAACTGGTGAACTGCAGGGCATGCTTTCTGAAGGTGCTTCTGCAGGGCCAGAAGAAG
- the TRIM37 gene encoding E3 ubiquitin-protein ligase TRIM37 isoform X4, translated as MDEQSVESIAEVFRCFICMEKLRDARLCPHCSKLCCFSCIRRWLTEQRAQCPHCRAPLQLRELVNCRWAEEVTQQLDTLQLCNLTKHEENEKDKCENHHEKLSVFCWTCKKCICHQCALWGGMHGGHTFKPLAEIYEQHVTKVNEEVAKLRRRLMELISLVQEVERNVEAVRSAKDERVREIRNAVEMMIARLDTQLKNKLITLMGQKTSLTQETELLESLLQEVEHQLRSCSKSELISKSSEILMMFQQVHRKPMASFVTTPVPPDFTSELVPAYDSTTFVLENFSTLRQRADPVYSPPLQVSGLCWRLKVYPDGNGVVRGYYLSVFLELSAGLPETSKYEYRVEMVHQSTNDPTKNIIREFASDFEVGECWGYNRFFRLDLLANEGYLNRQNDTVILRFQVRSPTFFQKCRDQHWYIAQLEAAQTSYIQQINNLKERLAIELSRTQKSRGISPPDTHLSPQNDDGPETRSKKSGQSTEILLENVAAPGLVRDSKEEEEEKIQHEDFNHELSDGDLDIDLAGEDEVNHLDGSSSSASSTATSNTEENDIDEETMSGENDVEYSSNMELEEGDLMEDAAAAATPGASGTSHGYTSASGRPSRRGGSALGSTASSSLLDIDPLILIHLLDLKDRNGMENLWGLQPRPPASLLQNRASSYSLKDRDQRRHQAMWRVPPDLKMLKRLKTQMAEVRSKMSDVKNQLSEVRSSNAGSCDGQPSFFSIEQGALAACGTESCSKLQEIGMELLTKSSVTSCYIRNSASKKSNSPKPIRSGAAGSLSLRRAMDCGDSNLRLKGDSQTSEGGVGSSKLSSRHHSSRPLASSSASEALPKPEERPCEGSDSDVGVSGLAAVEKTRKVGALGSNSKGCRTEGAQSGGLESNSETGELQGMLSEGASAGPEEGMSSDSDIECDTENEEQEDATSASEGFNHTFSVQSSSEASERCSVFPEGDQVGPDDLGFVTGEDSTR; from the exons ATGGACGAGCAGAGCGTGGAG AGCATTGCTGAAGTATTCCGATGTTTTATTTGTATGGAGAAATTGCGTGATGCACGTCTGTGTCCTCATTGCTCCAAGCTGTGTTGTTTCAGTTGTATTCGG CGTTGGCTGACTGAACAAAGAGCTCAGTGCCCTCATTGTAG AGCCCCACTGCAGCTACGAGAGCTTGTAAACTGTCGTTGGGCAGAAGAGGTCACGCAACAGCTTGATACACTTCAACTGTGCAATCTcacaaagcatgaagaaaatgaaaaagacaa GTGTGAAAATCATCATGAAAAGCTTAGTGTTTTCTGCTGGACTTGTAAGAAGTGTATCTGCCACCAGTGTGCGCTTTGGGGAGGAATG catGGAGGACATACTTTTAAGCCACTGGCAGAAATCTATGAGCAACATGTCACAAAAGTAAACGAAGAAGTGGCAAAGCTTCGGAGAAGACTCATGGAATTGATCAGTTTGGTGCAAGAAGTG GAGAGGAATGTGGAGGCAGTGCGTAGTGCAAAGGATGAACGAGTTCGGGAAATCAGGAATGCAGTGGAGATGATGATTGCCCGGTTAGACACTCAGCTGAAGAATAAGCTCATAACATTAATGG GTCAAAAGACATCGCTTACTCAAGAAACTGAACTTCTGGAATCCCTGCTTCAAGAAGTCGAACATCAG CTACGATCGTGCAGTAAGAGTGAGTTGATATCCAAAAGTTCAGAGATTCTGATGATGTTCCAGCAGGTTCATCGGAAACCTATGGCCTCATTTGTCACTACTCCTGTCCCCCCAGACTTCACAAG tgAATTGGTTCCAGCTTATGACTCAACTACATTTGTCTTGGAAAACTTCAG TACGTTGCGTCAGCGAGCTGATCCTGTTTACAGTCCACCTCTTCAAGTGTCTGGACTTTGCTGGAGATTAAAAGTTTATCCA gaTGGAAATGGAGTAGTACGGGGCTACTACCTGTCTGTGTTCTTGGAGCTGTCCGCTGGATTGCCAGAGACATCCAA GTATGAGTACCGTGTAGAAATGGTTCACCAGTCCACCAATGATCCCACCAAAAACATAATTCGAGAGTTTGCCTCCGATTTTGAAGTTGGAGAATGCTGGGGTTACAACAGATTCTTTCGTTTAGACTTGCTAGCCAACGAAGGCTATTTAAACAGGCAAAACGACACTGTGATTCTAAG GTTCCAGGTGCGCTCGCCGACCTTTTTCCAAAAGTGCCGAGATCAACACTGGTACATTGCTCAATTGGAAGCAGCTCAGACAAGTTACATCCAACAGATAAATAACCTTAAAGAA AGACTTGCGATTGAACTTTCCCGGACTCAGAAATCACGAGGCATTTCACCTCCAGACACTCATCTTAGTCCCCAGAATGATGATGGTCCAGAAACAAGATCAAAGAAATCTGGACAAAGCACTGAAATACTACTTGAGAATGTTGCTGCTCCAGGACTAGTGCGAGAtagcaaggaagaggaggaagagaagatcCAGCATGAAGACTTTAAT CATGAGCTCTCTGATGGTGACTTGGATATAGATCTTGCTGGAGAAGATGAGGTGAACCACCTTGATGGTAGCAGCTCTTCAGCTAGTTCGACAGCAACTAgtaacactgaagaaaatgatATTGATGAAGAAACTAT GTCTGGAGAAAATGATGTGGAATATAGCAGTAATATGGAGTTGGAAGAAGGAGATCTCATGGAggatgcagcagctgctgctactCCTGGAGCATCAG GTACTAGCCATGGCTACACCAGTGCAAGTGGAAGACCTTCAAGGCGGGGAGGAAGTGCCCTAGGCTCAACAGCCAGTAGCAGTTTACTAGATATAGATCCCTTAATTTTAATCCACTTGTTGGATCTAAAAGACAGAAATGGTATGGAAAATCTTTGGGGCCTTCAGCCACGTCCCCCTGCCTCTCTTCTGCAGAACAGAG CATCATCCTATTCTCTAAAAGATCGAGATCAGCGGAGGCACCAGGCAATGTGGCGTGTGCCACCTGACTTGAAGATGCTGAAAAGACTTAAAACTCAGATGGCTGAAGTTCGAAGCAAAATGTCTGATGTAAAAAACCAACTATCAGAAGTGAGAAGCAGCAATGCTGGCTCATGTGATGGACAGCCCAGCTTCTTCTCCATTGAGCAAGGTGCTTTAGCTGCATGTGGAACGGAAAGCTGCAGCAAGCTGCAGGAAATAGGAATGGAACTACTGACAAAGTCTTCGGTTACCAGTTGTTACATAAGGAATT ctgcaaGTAAGAAAAGTAATTCACCCAAACCTATTCGCTCTGGAGCAGCAGGTAGTCTGTCTTTACGAAGAGCTATGGACTGTGGGGATAGCAATCTTCGTTTAAAGGGAGACAGTCAAACTTCTGAAG GTGGCGTAGGGAGTTCAAAGTTGAGCAGTCGGCATCACTCTTCCAGGCCCCTGGCTAGCAGCAGTGCGTCTGAGGCACTGCCTAAGCCAGAGGAAAGACCTTGTGAAGGTTCAGATTCCGATGTGGGAGTTTCTGGCCTAGCTGCTGTAGAGAAGACCAGAAAAGTTGGTGCTCTAGG GTCAAATTCTAAAGGATGTCGTACAGAAGGAGCACAGTCAGGTGGTCTGGAGAGCAACTCTGAAACTGGTGAACTGCAGGGCATGCTTTCTGAAGGTGCTTCTGCAGGGCCAGAAGAAG
- the SKA2 gene encoding spindle and kinetochore-associated protein 2 isoform X1, translated as METAVTRLETMFQKAESDLDYIQHRLEFEIMKSLPDNPAAEENPVAVLEELSVVKSRYKTLCMQLEKVSIEQRESMKGIRAALENTMKMIQAVQQHTDLERLPLSGEEQTAAQQLTCQTVKEMESLVEEPSSHSGSAASGSSEESQFKPLTEETLMTVPRTIRSTVKLADLNNLYKELFNHFIVNKNRAALSVSQMNKMNMKATDSRIRILKELAIVELDKQGNVKLVV; from the exons TTCCAGAAGGCAGAATCTGATCTGGATTATATTCAACACAGACTGGagtttgaaataatgaaaagtcTTCCTGATAATCCAGCAGCAGAG GAAAATCCAGTCGCTGTCTTGGAAGAACTCTCAGTGGTGAAATCTCGGTATAAAACGTTATGTATGCAGCTGGAAAAAGTTTCTATAGAGCAGAGGGAATCCATGAAGGGCATCCGTGCTGCTCTAGAGAACACAATGAAGATGATTCAGGCAGTACAGCAACATACTGATCTTGAg cgCTTACCTCTGTCAGGAGAAGAACAGACTGCAGCACAGCAGTTAACCTGCCAAACTGTTAAAGAAATGGAATCGCTCGTGGAAGAG CCATCTAGCCATTCAGGATCTGCAGCCTCTGGCTCATCTGAAG AATCGCAATTCAAACCATTGACTGAGGAAACACTTATGACTGTACCAAGGACTATCAGAAGTACTGTTAAACTAGCAGACCTGAACAATTTGTACAAGGAGTTATTTAACCACTTCATTGTAAATAAGAACAG AGCAGCACTGAGCGTTTCGCAGATGAACAAGATGAATATGAAAGCCACTGACTCAAGAATACGCATCTTGAAAGAACTTGCTATTGTGGAACTTGACAAACAAGGAAATGTTAAATTAGTTGTGTAA